TCATCCTCTCCGGGTGTATGGAGATGAATAAATATCTCGAAATAGACAGCTCTTTTCGCGCCGAACCCTTGTTGGTCGTCAATGGAGAAGTGATTGCAGATGAATTTCCTCGACTTTATATCTCCAAGACCTTGCCCGTAAATATCCCATATTATCGAGGTAAGAAACATGAGGCCTTCGGCGTACAAGAGGCTGTGATAAAGTGCTATATCAATGAAAAACTGGTCGATCAGCAGACGGTGCTCAGAGAGAGAAACACCAACCCCAATGAAAATGGGGGATACAACCGAAACGACATAGAATGCCTCTATGTCGCAAAGGTCAAGCCTCAGGCAGGTGATCATGTCAGGTTTGAGGTGTCTTCTCGAGGGTTGAATCCTGTGACCACCGAAGTCCGTCTGCCTATCGCTCCAAAGTTCACGATAGAGAAGCTGGAGAAAACGGAAGCTCCTATGAACATCTTTTATCCTCAAAAGAGAAATCACCGACAACACACCGTGTTGAAGATGCGTGTGAAGGTGGAAAAGGCCCCCGAAAATCCTAATGTCTCCGTAGCGGTAGGTTTTTATGGCATTTCGGACAGACAGAGAGATTCTGAGCAATACCAAAGACGTCAACTACGTGTGGCGGATGACTTGATCTTTTCCAGAGATGCGGTGAGTCTGAGCAGGTTCTTCAATAGGTATATCTTCACCTACCAAGACGGATACAGACATCCGTATTTCTCCACCGCTCAGATGAGTGAGGATAGTTATATCATCGCTCTTACCGGAAATATACATTACCATCATAGCGATAGCAAGGAGGATATCAAAAATAAGCTCGTCATGAATGTCATGGATACATTTTACGATGAGTGGGCAAAGATGAGGTACGGCTTGGGAGACATCGGCTCGGGAGAAGACGATGAGACGGATATGACAGAAGGCACTGTATCTCCTCTTTCAGAACCCATACTCGACATTACGAATGTCCGTGGAGGCAGGGGTATCGTTTTGGGTTATACGAGGGTCGAGATTGTGGTTGTCGAATG
This is a stretch of genomic DNA from Porphyromonas cangingivalis. It encodes these proteins:
- a CDS encoding DUF4249 family protein, which translates into the protein MKRILIYLAMTLPFILSGCMEMNKYLEIDSSFRAEPLLVVNGEVIADEFPRLYISKTLPVNIPYYRGKKHEAFGVQEAVIKCYINEKLVDQQTVLRERNTNPNENGGYNRNDIECLYVAKVKPQAGDHVRFEVSSRGLNPVTTEVRLPIAPKFTIEKLEKTEAPMNIFYPQKRNHRQHTVLKMRVKVEKAPENPNVSVAVGFYGISDRQRDSEQYQRRQLRVADDLIFSRDAVSLSRFFNRYIFTYQDGYRHPYFSTAQMSEDSYIIALTGNIHYHHSDSKEDIKNKLVMNVMDTFYDEWAKMRYGLGDIGSGEDDETDMTEGTVSPLSEPILDITNVRGGRGIVLGYTRVEIVVVE